A genome region from Erigeron canadensis isolate Cc75 chromosome 3, C_canadensis_v1, whole genome shotgun sequence includes the following:
- the LOC122593831 gene encoding CRIB domain-containing protein RIC10-like — MGTKIKGVFKGFKFISQIFVMKEQREMEIGYPTDVKHVAHIGWDGSSGSAPSWMNEFKTAPDFAATSIGHSGSALSTWSSQDFGEAMGRRPTDDTLNDLPPLDLPNIPKKQRRRKTKSTCSPKSSSSSKSSRASKAKSNTESM, encoded by the exons ATGGGAACTAAAATCAAAGGTGTATTTAAAGGCTTCAAATTTATATCCCAAATCTTTG TTATGAAGGAGCAAAGAGAGATGGAGATTGGATATCCAACTGATGTAAAACATGTAGCTCATATTGGTTGGGATGGATCATCTGGCAGTGCTCCTTCTTGG ATGAATGAATTCAAGACAGCCCCTGATTTTGCAGCGACTTCAATTGGTCATTCTGGCTCTGCTCTTTCCACATGGTCTTCTCAAG ACTTTGGGGAAGCCATGGGAAGACGACCTACAGACGATACACTTAATGATCTACCCCCACTAGACCTTCCCAATATACCTAAAAAACAAAGGCGTAGAAAGACGAAGTCCACATGCTCCCCCAAGTCGTCCTCTTCATCAAAGTCATCCCGAGCTAGCAAGGCAAAGTCTAACACAGAGTCCATGTAA